The Cucurbita pepo subsp. pepo cultivar mu-cu-16 chromosome LG05, ASM280686v2, whole genome shotgun sequence nucleotide sequence GCCCTAACAGCCTCGACGTTATTTCCAATTCATCCTGCAATTTTCACGAACAATTTAGATTTAATCGTTCTTGCTTGTTTGTTTTAGGGCTGGTGAAGTGAATCTGAGTAGCAGAAGAGAGGATAATACGTACATCAACATTGGCGGTCGACAAGTATGCGATCGAAATGTCCACAGAAACCAGCGTTGGTGGAGGCTCATCGTAGATTACGGTGCTGCCAATTTCATCGACTAGGTTTGCGATCGCACCTGAAGCCAGCTTCCCCGATCGATCCTGAAACGACAAATCGATGACAAGAGGCGTTGCAattaaggaaaataaaagCACTCCCCACAGATTTCGAACTCGATTGCACAATACGATACAAATTCAATCGTTCCGAGAAACTTTTCCATCGAGTAATTTGATTTCGGTTTCGATTTCGATCGAGTGATTTGAGTgcttaatttgaaaaatcagCCTCTCCTCTTTCTTCATCGAGTGATTCGCTCGCAGAATAACCGAACGTCAATCGATTTCGCAGCGTTTTCATCAGAATTCAGAAATACCTCCAAAATTAGGGCAAATAAACGGCGAAGGATCTAACAGTCTAACAGAGAGTCGAGTGTTCTTACTGTGAGGCGCGGGGGGACCTTGAGAGTACAAACGATGAGTCCTGGTTCGACGCGATTGACTCGGATGCCtctgaaagaaaagaatgtgTAGAAGCAAGAATCTCCGGCAATATTCCGCCGGC carries:
- the LOC111794506 gene encoding acyl-coenzyme A thioesterase 13-like, with protein sequence MEKAKQLLELTPEEADAVEKLDGRRNIAGDSCFYTFFSFRGIRVNRVEPGLIVCTLKVPPRLTDRSGKLASGAIANLVDEIGSTVIYDEPPPTLVSVDISIAYLSTANVDDELEITSRLLGQKERYNGASVIIKNKTTGEIVAEGRHSFFRIRSKM